Proteins encoded by one window of Agelaius phoeniceus isolate bAgePho1 chromosome 3, bAgePho1.hap1, whole genome shotgun sequence:
- the BMP2 gene encoding bone morphogenetic protein 2, whose product MVAVTRSLLALLLCQALLGGAAGLMPEVGRRRFSEPGRAASAAQRPEDLLSEFELRLLHMFGLKRRPSPGKDVVIPPYMLDLYRLHAGQQLGQPAALGFPLERAASRANTVRSFHHEEVLEELPETSGKTARRFFFNLTSIPSEESITSAELQIFRKQVHGAFENNSSYHHRINIYEIIKPATATSKDPVTRLLDTRLVHHNASKWESFDVTPAVLRWIAHGQPNHGFVVEVVHLDKENSASKRHVRISRSLHQDEDSWSQLRPLLVTFGHDGKGHPLHKREKRQAKHKQRKRHKYSCKRHPLYVDFNDVGWNDWIVAPPGYSAFYCHGECPFPLADHLNSTNHAIVQTLVNSVNSKIPKACCVPTELSAISMLYLDENEKVVLKNYQDMVVEGCGCR is encoded by the exons ATGGTTGCCGTGACCCGCTCGCTCCTGgcgctgctgctctgccaggcgCTGCTGGGCGGCGCGGCCGGGCTCATGCCGGAGGTGGGTCGGCGGCGCTTCAGCGAGCCGGGCCGCGCCGCCTCGGCCGCGCAGCGCCCCGAGGACCTGCTCAGCGAGTTCGAGCTGCGCCTGCTCCACATGTTCGGGCTGAAGCGGCGGCCCAGCCCCGGCAAGGACGTCGTCATCCCGCCCTACATGCTGGACCTCTACCGCCTGCACgcggggcagcagctggggcagccGGCGGCGCTGGGCTTCCCGCTGGAGCGGGCGGCCAGCCGCGCCAACACCGTCCGCAGCTTCCACCACGAAG AAGTTTTGGAAGAACTGCCAGAAACGAGTGGGAAAACAGCACGGCGTTTCTTCTTTAATTTAACTTCCATCCCTAGTGAGGAATCTATCACCTCCGCTGAACTCCAGATTTTTCGGAAACAGGTGCACGGAGCCTTTGAGAACAACAGCAGCTACCATCACCGTATTAATATTTATGAAATTATaaagccagccacagccacctctAAGGACCCTGTCACAAGACTTTTGGACACCAGGTTGGTGCATCATAATGCAAGTAAATGGGAAAGTTTTGATGTAACGCCAGCTGTTTTGAGGTGGATTGCACATGGACAACCTAATCATGGGTTTGTGGTAGAGGTGGTTCACTTGGACAAAGAGAACAGTGCCTCCAAGAGGCACGTTAGGATTAGCAGGTCTTTACATCAGGATGAAGATAGCTGGTCTCAGCTCAGGCCATTGTTAGTGACGTTTGGGCATGATGGCAAGGGACACCCGCTCCATAAAAGAGAAAAGCGTCAAGCGAAACACAAACAGCGTAAACGCCACAAATACAGTTGCAAAAGGCACCCGTTGTATGTGGACTTCAATGATGTGGGGTGGAATGACTGGATTGTGGCCCCGCCGGGGTATAGTGCCTTTTACTGCCACGGGGAATGTCCCTTCCCACTGGCAGATCACCTAAACTCAACAAACCATGCCATTGTTCAGACTTTGGTCAATTCAGTGAATTCCAAAATCCCCAAGGCTTGCTGTGTGCCGACAGAACTGAGTGCTATTTCCATGCTCTACCTtgatgaaaatgaaaaagttgTATTAAAGAACTATCAAGATATGGTTGTGGAGGGTTGTGGGTGCCGCTAA